In Cryomorphaceae bacterium, the following are encoded in one genomic region:
- a CDS encoding CocE/NonD family hydrolase — protein sequence MVTMFLEQLINNSLLLLMALPMAIFAQVNPNGQIDDIMEMSSPVTEDFTMPDGTKLRTDIYLPITRDSLIVPVNIDIPDFLQDVFGSSLNYDFEVLPNNHQFIVYDSIYDCSSDQMVKNPNPYKLPMVFSRTPYNKGSENLEGAVIGILGYAYAVQDQRGRYTSEGVYLPLISDSWNKNAYHPEYDHALDKVPFDDPRNSNRHEDGYNSIEYIRHQLTRQYDLDGYGSPETEDLLYNGRIAMFGASALGYNQYQAAAAHRIHSDEPGLKALFPIVAPADFYRSTAFQNGVLRHRLVNGWLQGQIFSGVNDDLNEIDDDPHNDLHSSADYDLPQTLIINGIPRTYEMNKQDAAELAIDHFVALRYPDSDIGLHPAGLYPNATGRREMDASRAMVDAMGESVSRGKIVDGVVVDVPDDDPDGIPGMGSTPRPGLTHSRYSNMEVPAYHLTGWYDIFIDGQIETWAQMRQHLNPAQTNQQLQKLVIGPWAHQTIGNTTTGDRTYPDNVSELIGLNFADLSDDNLPVASALQSEILSWFRYNLNYRCDGNGFEYREPGFMIPRSHNPTVIASVDLPFVGTAFLYLRVPADTVRLSFEEMLAVLGGNQPLSNVSAELSWEVPLLGSGSEPISLPDIPLGALIPGIEPGTTGIPYRDFLNEEEVANVRFYVIGPNDDNSFSNNTLGSYWMSADTFPLPEATSADPVHRRTLYLRGNGDLSYNQPQSDEGFHTYVHDPNDPVRSIGGANMIVKTPDGLRDSQGQFELSDPLYAPHTLTHPGVIQFETAPIEEDSLCVIGFPQARLWARSTIEGMDEGPTDTDFFVRIVDVYPDGREYFVVEGSVSARARDYAAALADDITADFTYPFDVDNIPFTNIELGEVYEYYFNLLPIAYTFGHGHKMKVLISSSNYTRYQVNPNLPIEDGEFFRWKPGDETTYTFNGVEMSPRVVLNSIHFSDEQPSHITLPVYGPELIITSDERADVPTAQVVLYPNPARGIATIATGNHRDYALRVMNIGGVEVSQTPQFREMTTINLQALPAGLYFVEIRDLDSEERLVKRLVKM from the coding sequence ATGGTAACCATGTTTCTGGAACAGCTTATTAACAATAGCTTATTGCTTTTGATGGCCCTTCCGATGGCCATTTTTGCCCAGGTCAATCCCAACGGTCAGATAGATGATATCATGGAAATGTCATCGCCGGTTACCGAAGATTTTACCATGCCCGATGGTACAAAGCTTCGCACCGATATTTACCTTCCAATTACCCGCGATAGTCTGATTGTTCCTGTGAACATTGACATTCCCGACTTTTTGCAGGATGTGTTTGGAAGTTCGCTCAACTACGATTTTGAAGTCCTACCCAACAACCATCAGTTTATTGTGTACGATAGTATTTACGATTGCTCATCTGATCAAATGGTTAAGAACCCCAATCCCTATAAATTGCCAATGGTCTTTTCGCGTACGCCGTATAACAAAGGGTCAGAAAATCTTGAAGGTGCGGTTATTGGTATTCTTGGTTATGCTTATGCAGTGCAGGATCAGCGTGGACGATATACTTCTGAAGGCGTGTACCTTCCGCTTATTTCCGACTCGTGGAACAAGAATGCTTATCACCCTGAGTATGATCACGCTTTGGACAAGGTGCCTTTTGATGACCCGCGAAACTCCAACAGGCATGAAGATGGCTACAATTCCATTGAGTACATACGCCATCAGCTTACCCGTCAATATGATCTGGACGGTTATGGTTCGCCCGAAACCGAAGACCTGCTGTACAACGGTCGTATCGCTATGTTTGGCGCCTCGGCATTGGGCTACAACCAATACCAGGCAGCGGCGGCCCACCGTATTCACAGTGATGAACCCGGGCTGAAAGCTCTTTTTCCCATTGTTGCGCCCGCCGATTTTTACCGCAGTACGGCCTTTCAAAATGGCGTATTGAGGCATCGCCTCGTGAACGGATGGTTGCAGGGGCAGATTTTTTCGGGGGTGAATGACGATTTGAACGAGATTGACGACGACCCACACAATGATTTGCACAGCTCTGCCGATTACGATTTGCCCCAAACGCTTATCATAAACGGAATTCCACGCACCTATGAAATGAACAAGCAGGACGCTGCCGAGCTGGCCATTGACCATTTTGTGGCATTGCGCTACCCAGACAGCGACATAGGTCTTCATCCGGCGGGTTTGTATCCCAATGCTACCGGGCGACGGGAAATGGACGCCTCGCGGGCCATGGTGGATGCGATGGGTGAATCGGTGAGCCGAGGAAAAATTGTAGATGGAGTAGTGGTGGATGTCCCCGATGACGACCCGGACGGTATTCCGGGAATGGGAAGCACACCGCGCCCCGGACTCACGCACAGTCGTTATTCAAACATGGAAGTGCCGGCCTATCACCTCACCGGCTGGTACGACATTTTTATTGACGGCCAGATTGAAACATGGGCACAGATGCGTCAACACCTCAATCCGGCACAAACCAACCAACAATTGCAGAAGCTGGTAATCGGGCCATGGGCGCACCAAACCATTGGCAATACCACCACCGGCGACCGCACCTATCCCGACAATGTGAGTGAACTCATCGGGCTGAATTTTGCGGATTTATCAGACGACAACCTTCCGGTAGCTTCCGCTTTACAGTCGGAAATTCTGAGTTGGTTCCGCTACAACCTCAACTACCGCTGCGACGGAAACGGATTTGAGTACCGCGAGCCGGGTTTTATGATACCGCGCTCTCATAACCCTACTGTGATTGCTTCGGTAGATCTCCCTTTTGTGGGAACGGCTTTTCTGTATTTGCGGGTTCCTGCAGATACTGTGCGCTTGAGTTTTGAGGAAATGCTCGCTGTACTGGGCGGAAACCAGCCTCTCAGCAACGTGAGTGCAGAGTTGAGCTGGGAGGTTCCGCTTTTGGGAAGCGGTTCAGAGCCTATTTCGCTGCCCGATATTCCTTTGGGCGCCCTTATTCCGGGCATTGAACCCGGTACCACCGGAATTCCGTACCGCGATTTCCTTAATGAAGAAGAAGTAGCCAATGTGCGGTTTTACGTCATCGGGCCTAACGACGACAACTCTTTTAGCAACAATACATTGGGTAGCTACTGGATGTCGGCCGACACTTTTCCGCTCCCCGAAGCCACCTCTGCAGACCCCGTTCACCGCCGCACGCTGTATCTGCGCGGCAACGGAGACTTGAGCTACAACCAGCCTCAATCCGACGAAGGATTTCACACCTATGTGCACGACCCCAATGACCCTGTTCGCAGCATCGGTGGCGCCAATATGATTGTGAAAACACCCGATGGACTGCGCGATAGCCAAGGCCAGTTTGAGCTAAGCGACCCGCTTTACGCACCGCATACGCTTACCCATCCCGGGGTAATTCAGTTTGAAACGGCACCGATCGAGGAAGATTCACTCTGTGTAATTGGCTTTCCGCAGGCCAGATTGTGGGCCCGTAGCACCATAGAAGGTATGGATGAAGGCCCCACAGATACCGATTTCTTCGTACGGATCGTGGACGTGTATCCCGACGGACGGGAGTACTTTGTGGTGGAAGGTTCAGTGAGTGCGCGTGCCCGGGATTATGCGGCTGCTCTTGCGGATGATATCACCGCAGATTTTACCTACCCATTTGACGTAGACAACATCCCGTTTACCAATATTGAGTTGGGCGAGGTGTACGAATACTATTTCAACCTGCTCCCCATTGCCTATACTTTTGGCCACGGTCATAAAATGAAAGTACTCATTTCCAGCAGCAACTACACCCGTTACCAGGTAAATCCCAACCTGCCGATTGAGGATGGTGAGTTTTTTCGCTGGAAGCCCGGCGATGAAACCACTTACACATTTAATGGTGTGGAGATGAGTCCGCGGGTGGTGCTCAACAGCATTCACTTTTCGGATGAGCAGCCCAGCCACATCACCCTTCCGGTGTACGGACCCGAGTTGATTATCACTTCGGATGAGCGAGCCGATGTACCCACGGCGCAGGTGGTGCTGTATCCCAATCCGGCCCGTGGAATAGCCACCATTGCAACCGGTAACCACCGCGATTACGCCTTGCGCGTGATGAACATCGGAGGAGTGGAAGTTTCACAAACTCCGCAGTTCCGCGAAATGACCACCATTAATTTGCAAGCCCTCCCGGCCGGTTTATACTTTGTTGAAATTCGCGATTTGGATTCTGAAGAGCGGTTGGTTAAGCGTTTAGTGAAGATGTAA
- a CDS encoding monovalent cation/H(+) antiporter subunit G → MSDVFVMILSAIGAIFILLASIGLVRMPDFYLRVSVTTKAATLGVGLVLAAAAVYFQEASVVSRVLAIISFLLLTAPVAAHMIGRTAYFTGTSMWERSTHDELAGKYHDGVDSEHRGKKGGDGTEVEA, encoded by the coding sequence ATGAGTGACGTGTTTGTGATGATACTCAGTGCCATTGGTGCCATTTTTATTCTGCTGGCCTCCATTGGTTTGGTGCGTATGCCCGATTTTTACCTTCGCGTTTCGGTAACCACCAAGGCTGCTACACTAGGCGTAGGCCTCGTGCTGGCTGCGGCGGCGGTGTACTTTCAAGAGGCGTCGGTTGTATCGCGTGTGCTGGCCATTATCAGCTTTCTGCTCCTCACTGCACCTGTGGCCGCTCACATGATCGGACGTACCGCCTATTTTACCGGAACAAGTATGTGGGAGCGCTCCACCCACGATGAACTCGCTGGTAAGTACCACGACGGCGTGGATTCTGAGCATAGAGGTAAAAAAGGTGGCGACGGTACGGAGGTAGAGGCATAG
- a CDS encoding PorT family protein → MIMLCVVMLSAAMAQQAMAQPDARDDLKVGVKAGANLSNVWDQRGGDFRADSKMGFAGGVWLGIPIGTYLGFQPEVLLSQKGFRADGTLLGSEYTFRRTTTHLDIPLQLQLKPATFLTIVGGPQYSFLLREANKYTFGSNSVEQQEQFDNDNIRRNMLGFVIGFDVIVHQFVFASRVGWDVLDNHGDGSSSTPRYKNRWIQFAAGIQF, encoded by the coding sequence ATGATAATGTTGTGTGTAGTAATGCTCAGTGCTGCAATGGCGCAACAAGCCATGGCGCAGCCTGATGCAAGGGATGATCTCAAAGTAGGTGTGAAAGCCGGAGCCAACCTTAGCAATGTGTGGGACCAGCGCGGAGGTGATTTTCGCGCGGATTCAAAAATGGGTTTTGCCGGCGGGGTCTGGCTCGGTATTCCGATTGGTACCTACCTCGGTTTTCAACCTGAAGTACTGCTTTCGCAAAAAGGATTTCGGGCAGATGGCACCCTGCTGGGCAGCGAATATACGTTCAGAAGAACCACTACTCACCTTGATATTCCGCTGCAACTTCAATTAAAACCGGCTACTTTCCTGACCATTGTGGGAGGTCCGCAATATTCCTTCCTGCTCAGGGAGGCCAATAAGTACACCTTTGGATCGAATAGCGTTGAGCAACAAGAACAGTTTGACAACGACAATATCCGACGTAATATGCTCGGCTTTGTAATTGGCTTTGATGTAATTGTGCACCAATTTGTTTTTGCCTCAAGGGTAGGTTGGGACGTACTTGACAATCATGGCGACGGCAGTTCTTCAACACCACGGTACAAAAACCGTTGGATACAATTTGCAGCGGGTATTCAGTTCTAG
- a CDS encoding Na+/H+ antiporter subunit C, which translates to MEFIVAILTGVLYATGIYMILRRSLVKLILGLILLGNGANLLIFLVGRLAAGKPPIIPEDSSVFTDVYADPIPQALILTAIVISFGLQAFAIVTIKRVYKVVGTDDLDIIDRSDEV; encoded by the coding sequence ATGGAATTTATCGTTGCCATACTAACCGGAGTGCTCTACGCAACAGGAATATACATGATTCTCAGGCGCAGTTTGGTAAAGCTGATCCTCGGACTGATTTTGCTTGGAAACGGAGCCAACCTGCTGATTTTCCTTGTGGGAAGACTTGCTGCCGGAAAACCGCCCATCATCCCCGAGGACTCATCCGTATTTACGGATGTGTATGCAGATCCCATTCCGCAAGCCTTGATTCTTACTGCCATTGTAATCAGCTTTGGTTTGCAGGCATTTGCCATTGTAACCATCAAGCGTGTGTACAAAGTGGTTGGCACCGACGACCTTGATATTATTGACCGCAGCGACGAAGTATGA
- a CDS encoding Na+/H+ antiporter subunit E — protein sequence MIKQLLMNFLLALAWVALTGKFMLANFLFGFGLSYVIMWIGVRDQQSRRYFNRIPRIIIFIFYFLYELIKANIQVAYDVITPTFYMRPGIIAVPLSAKTDLEITLLANLISLTPGTLSLDISDDRSVLYVHAMFVRDKDEFIRSVKMGFEKRLLDIMR from the coding sequence ATGATCAAACAACTGCTCATGAATTTCCTGCTGGCCCTCGCATGGGTTGCCCTCACAGGTAAGTTTATGTTGGCCAATTTTCTGTTTGGCTTTGGTTTGAGTTATGTTATTATGTGGATTGGTGTGCGCGATCAGCAAAGTCGGCGGTACTTTAACCGTATTCCGCGCATCATCATCTTCATTTTCTACTTCCTGTATGAACTTATCAAAGCCAACATACAAGTAGCGTACGATGTTATTACACCTACCTTTTACATGCGCCCGGGTATCATTGCCGTGCCACTCAGCGCCAAAACCGATTTGGAAATCACCCTTCTGGCCAATCTGATTTCGCTTACTCCCGGCACACTCAGCCTGGATATTTCTGACGATCGCTCTGTACTCTATGTGCACGCCATGTTTGTGCGCGACAAAGACGAGTTTATCCGAAGCGTGAAAATGGGATTTGAAAAACGTTTACTCGACATTATGCGATGA
- a CDS encoding cation:proton antiporter, with protein MSLHDFLYYIIMPVLCISLLLIFYRFVVGPGIVDRVIALDLLITCGLGIIAVYSIITNQETFLDIAMILALIAFLGTVAFSYYLIKRKKNE; from the coding sequence ATGAGCTTACACGATTTTCTATACTACATCATTATGCCGGTGCTGTGTATCTCGCTGCTGCTCATCTTTTACCGCTTTGTAGTAGGGCCGGGTATTGTTGATCGTGTGATTGCCCTGGACTTGCTCATTACCTGCGGTCTGGGAATTATTGCCGTGTATAGCATTATCACCAACCAGGAAACCTTTCTGGATATTGCCATGATTCTGGCCCTCATAGCCTTTCTCGGTACAGTGGCTTTTAGCTATTACCTTATAAAACGCAAGAAAAATGAGTGA
- a CDS encoding Na+/H+ antiporter subunit D (subunit D of antiporter complex involved in resistance to high concentrations of Na+, K+, Li+ and/or alkali; contains an oxidoreductase domain; catalyzes the transfer of electrons from NADH to ubiquinone) → MSDIQIIWPIAFHLLAAVVLIGFWRKVDVQRYVSVVANFIAVGIAVWLFANVWSNGVLVMQSGSWGAPFGITFVADTFSATMVLLTAISALAVSIFSAVSISKERMRYGYFSILHFLVMGLNGAFLTGDIFNMYVWFELIIISSFVLMTLGGERPQIEGAINYVTMNLLASVIFLTAIAILYGMVGTLNMADLSLKLAEEQNRGLVNATAILFFVGFGIKSAVFPLYFWLPSSYHTPPSAIAAIFGGLLTKVGVYALLRVFSLMFIPDEFMTNMLMTIAALTMFTGGVGALVQTNIRKMFSYLIICHIGFMIAGLGMYTELALLGAVFYLIHDIIIKTNLFLVSGVILKIKGTVDMKHLGGLYDEYPKISLLVAVILFSLVGIPPLSGFWPKLFLIQAGFDTRAFVLVAFVVIASFLTLFVIAKLWSEVFWKKGSGTQEMDRPFTYFNELKPIKKAVFLAPLVLLAAVSLYIGFGAERIMQVALVIAHDLKDTSYYLQAVLGATHSNTPMP, encoded by the coding sequence ATGAGCGACATTCAAATCATATGGCCTATTGCATTTCACCTCCTGGCGGCCGTGGTACTCATTGGTTTCTGGCGGAAGGTGGACGTGCAGCGATATGTAAGCGTGGTGGCCAACTTCATTGCTGTGGGCATTGCGGTATGGCTATTCGCAAATGTGTGGAGCAATGGTGTGCTGGTGATGCAATCCGGAAGCTGGGGAGCCCCCTTCGGAATCACCTTTGTAGCCGACACCTTCAGTGCCACCATGGTGCTGCTCACGGCCATATCGGCGTTGGCCGTTTCCATCTTCTCAGCGGTAAGCATCAGCAAAGAGCGGATGCGCTACGGCTATTTCTCCATCCTGCATTTTCTGGTGATGGGTCTCAATGGGGCATTCCTTACCGGTGATATTTTTAACATGTACGTATGGTTTGAGCTGATTATCATCTCATCCTTTGTGCTGATGACCCTTGGTGGAGAGCGTCCGCAGATTGAAGGCGCCATCAACTACGTAACCATGAACCTTCTGGCATCGGTGATTTTCCTCACTGCCATCGCCATTCTCTACGGAATGGTAGGTACACTCAACATGGCCGACCTCAGCTTGAAGCTCGCCGAAGAGCAAAACCGCGGACTGGTTAACGCCACGGCCATTCTGTTTTTTGTGGGTTTTGGTATTAAATCGGCTGTGTTTCCGCTGTATTTCTGGTTGCCCTCGTCTTACCACACTCCACCCTCTGCCATTGCGGCTATCTTCGGCGGACTGCTCACCAAAGTTGGGGTGTACGCGTTGTTGCGCGTGTTCAGCCTGATGTTTATTCCCGACGAGTTCATGACCAACATGCTCATGACCATTGCGGCCCTTACCATGTTTACCGGAGGAGTTGGTGCTCTGGTGCAAACCAATATCCGCAAAATGTTTTCATACTTGATTATTTGCCATATTGGCTTTATGATAGCCGGGTTGGGCATGTACACGGAATTGGCCCTACTTGGAGCGGTTTTTTACTTGATTCACGATATCATCATCAAAACCAACTTGTTTTTGGTGAGCGGCGTGATTCTCAAAATCAAGGGCACGGTAGATATGAAGCACCTCGGAGGACTTTACGACGAGTACCCAAAGATTTCACTTCTGGTTGCCGTGATACTGTTTTCACTGGTGGGTATTCCACCGCTGTCGGGATTCTGGCCCAAGCTTTTTTTGATTCAGGCAGGCTTTGATACACGCGCCTTTGTATTGGTGGCTTTTGTAGTGATAGCCAGTTTCCTTACCCTGTTTGTGATTGCCAAATTGTGGTCGGAAGTGTTTTGGAAAAAGGGGAGTGGTACCCAGGAAATGGACCGCCCGTTTACCTATTTCAACGAACTGAAGCCGATCAAAAAGGCCGTGTTCCTAGCGCCACTCGTGCTGCTTGCCGCTGTTTCGCTTTACATTGGATTTGGTGCTGAACGCATTATGCAGGTGGCCCTGGTCATTGCCCATGATCTGAAAGACACAAGCTATTATTTGCAGGCTGTACTGGGTGCAACTCATTCAAATACTCCGATGCCATGA
- a CDS encoding putative monovalent cation/H+ antiporter subunit A, with amino-acid sequence MLTAVLSGFVMALVFGWAGRWMRSTAWTLTGLFPTALFIYFLTFLPVAGGDGVLFSNSWVPSIGVNLDFRMDGLALLFSLMISGIGALVFFYSSNYLKGHAHLHRFYGYLSMFMASMLGLVLSDNLLSMFVFWELTSISSFFLIGFNNNDPASRKSSMIALAITGGGGLMLMVGILLMGYLGGSFSIVELLHQTDVLRSGALYGWIIFFVFVGAFSKSAQFPLHFWLPAAMKAPTPVSTYLHSATMVKAGVYLLARLTPVLGDEVYWNVTLVSVGALTMVYAAIHALFRTDMKSILAYSTISALGIMVFLIGIGSRESLLALSVFILVHALYKAALFLLTGIVDHETGTRDVTQLAGLRRVLLPVALAGLLAALSNAGFPPTFGFLGKDLIYEATLNVRDWDWLLTALAVVTNICLLWAGWVVGVKPFVGKLPESFENVHLPSPLLWVPPLLLAVLGLLFGLFPVLISEAFVGKIHQSVYAASLGIPGLKLWHGFNMVLLLSAVTVVSGFVFYVLVKPSKRWESMLKRLKYFAPEQIITFLWQSFERFSSKYTNILQYGLLRFYLMIILLFLITMLGYKFFTGVELRFDPRLFTGITIYEGVIVALMFISIFLVVFSRSRLHAVVAMGVVGYSLCLLFMDFGAPDLAMTQFTIDTLTVVLFVLVLYNLPKYLNYSNPPARFRDSLIGATFGLIITLLALEVIQEPLNRETSKFYADNAYLLAKGKNVVNVILVDFRGIDTLGEIIVLTVAALGVFSLIRLQIVTKKNKS; translated from the coding sequence ATGTTGACGGCTGTACTTTCAGGATTTGTGATGGCCCTGGTTTTTGGCTGGGCCGGTCGATGGATGCGCAGCACCGCATGGACCCTCACCGGTCTTTTTCCCACAGCACTCTTCATCTATTTTCTCACCTTTTTGCCCGTTGCAGGTGGTGATGGAGTGTTGTTCAGTAATTCATGGGTGCCGTCTATCGGGGTAAACCTCGACTTCCGCATGGATGGGCTGGCGCTGCTGTTTTCACTCATGATTTCGGGAATCGGGGCCCTGGTGTTTTTCTACAGTTCAAACTATCTGAAAGGCCATGCGCACCTGCATCGTTTTTACGGATACCTGAGCATGTTTATGGCCAGTATGCTGGGCCTCGTGCTGTCAGACAACCTCTTGTCTATGTTCGTGTTCTGGGAGTTGACCAGTATCAGCTCCTTCTTCCTGATTGGATTTAACAACAACGACCCGGCATCGCGAAAATCCTCCATGATAGCCCTCGCTATTACGGGCGGAGGTGGACTGATGCTGATGGTGGGAATCCTCCTGATGGGCTACCTCGGGGGCTCATTCTCTATTGTAGAATTGCTTCACCAAACCGATGTGCTTCGCTCAGGGGCGCTTTACGGATGGATAATATTCTTTGTGTTTGTCGGTGCGTTCTCTAAGTCGGCGCAGTTCCCGCTGCATTTCTGGCTTCCCGCAGCCATGAAAGCCCCCACGCCGGTTTCTACCTATCTGCACTCAGCCACAATGGTAAAAGCAGGGGTGTATCTTCTGGCGCGACTTACGCCCGTACTGGGAGACGAAGTGTATTGGAATGTTACGCTTGTATCTGTGGGTGCTTTAACCATGGTCTATGCGGCCATTCACGCACTGTTTCGCACCGACATGAAAAGTATTTTGGCCTACTCAACCATTTCTGCACTGGGTATCATGGTGTTTCTGATTGGAATTGGGTCGCGGGAGAGTTTGCTGGCGTTGTCGGTGTTTATCCTGGTGCACGCGTTGTACAAAGCGGCCTTGTTCCTTCTCACCGGTATTGTAGATCACGAAACGGGTACACGCGATGTAACCCAACTTGCCGGACTACGACGTGTGCTCCTTCCGGTAGCCCTGGCAGGGTTGCTGGCTGCCCTGAGCAACGCAGGGTTTCCGCCCACTTTCGGCTTTTTGGGCAAAGACCTTATTTACGAGGCCACCCTGAATGTGCGGGATTGGGACTGGCTGCTCACCGCTCTTGCCGTGGTTACAAATATTTGTCTCTTGTGGGCAGGTTGGGTAGTGGGTGTAAAGCCCTTTGTGGGAAAACTCCCGGAGTCTTTCGAAAACGTTCATTTACCCTCGCCACTGCTTTGGGTGCCGCCTTTGTTGCTGGCAGTGCTCGGCTTGCTTTTCGGTCTTTTTCCCGTACTTATCAGCGAGGCATTTGTAGGAAAAATTCACCAGTCAGTATATGCGGCTTCTTTGGGAATACCCGGTCTGAAATTGTGGCACGGCTTCAACATGGTGTTGCTGCTTAGTGCGGTAACTGTGGTTTCGGGTTTTGTGTTTTATGTCCTTGTGAAACCCTCCAAAAGGTGGGAAAGTATGTTGAAAAGGTTGAAGTATTTCGCTCCTGAACAAATCATTACTTTTCTGTGGCAGAGCTTTGAGAGGTTCAGCAGCAAGTACACAAACATTCTGCAGTACGGCTTGCTTCGGTTTTACCTGATGATTATCCTTTTGTTTCTCATCACCATGTTGGGATACAAGTTCTTTACCGGAGTTGAGTTGCGCTTTGATCCTCGTTTGTTTACAGGCATTACCATCTACGAAGGCGTGATTGTAGCGCTGATGTTTATCTCCATTTTTCTGGTGGTGTTTTCGCGCTCACGACTTCACGCAGTGGTGGCCATGGGAGTGGTGGGATACTCGCTTTGCCTCCTCTTTATGGACTTTGGTGCCCCCGACCTCGCCATGACGCAGTTTACCATCGATACCCTTACTGTGGTGCTGTTTGTTTTGGTGCTGTACAACCTGCCCAAGTACCTCAATTATTCCAATCCGCCTGCCCGTTTTCGCGACAGCTTAATAGGCGCCACGTTCGGATTGATCATTACGCTTCTCGCCCTTGAAGTGATCCAGGAGCCGCTCAACCGCGAAACCAGTAAGTTCTATGCCGATAATGCCTATTTACTGGCCAAAGGTAAAAACGTGGTGAATGTGATTCTTGTGGATTTCCGGGGGATTGACACCCTGGGCGAAATTATTGTACTCACCGTAGCCGCGCTGGGCGTGTTTAGTTTAATCAGGCTGCAAATCGTAACCAAAAAGAACAAGTCATGA
- a CDS encoding Na+/H+ antiporter subunit B — translation MKSLILRTAANYLLPLLLLFSVFILLRGHYLPGGGFVGGLVASIAFVLHAFANGTESTQKFLAYHPGNMIPVGLGIAIIAGLFPMLFGEPFMTGLWLKDPLPVIGMVGTALFFDIGVFLVVIGVTLTIIFTIAETTK, via the coding sequence ATGAAGTCGTTGATTCTTCGCACTGCTGCCAATTATCTGCTGCCTTTGTTGCTGTTGTTTTCGGTGTTTATTTTGCTCCGCGGTCACTACCTGCCCGGCGGAGGGTTTGTGGGCGGGCTGGTGGCTTCGATTGCGTTTGTGTTGCATGCCTTTGCCAACGGTACCGAAAGCACCCAAAAGTTTTTGGCTTATCACCCGGGCAATATGATTCCCGTTGGACTGGGTATTGCCATCATTGCCGGGTTGTTTCCTATGTTATTTGGAGAGCCCTTTATGACAGGACTCTGGTTAAAAGATCCGCTTCCCGTCATTGGTATGGTGGGCACGGCATTGTTTTTTGATATCGGCGTATTTCTGGTGGTCATCGGGGTAACGCTCACCATTATTTTCACCATAGCAGAGACCACGAAATAA
- a CDS encoding flavin oxidoreductase: MHLQTTDIEQMDRIRRLNIINSVTGIKPANLVGTRSPDGNSNLAIFSSVVHLGSNPPLLGMVLRPRTEVRRHTFENIEQLGVYTLNHVPVTHVAPAHQTSAKYPREISEFEAVGFTEEYIEGFEAPFVQESHLKLGLQLEEVIPIATNDTLLVIGRILHIIAPDGAFDDEGHLDLGQLGSAGISGLNSYYSLQKEAQFLYARVGSFRDY; the protein is encoded by the coding sequence ATGCACCTTCAAACAACTGACATTGAACAAATGGACCGTATCCGGCGGCTCAATATCATTAACTCGGTAACCGGCATTAAACCTGCCAATCTGGTGGGCACGCGCTCACCCGACGGCAACAGCAATCTCGCCATTTTCAGTTCGGTGGTGCATTTGGGCAGCAATCCGCCCTTGCTGGGTATGGTGTTGCGTCCGCGTACCGAAGTTAGGCGACATACCTTTGAGAACATCGAGCAGCTGGGGGTTTACACGCTGAATCATGTTCCGGTTACGCACGTAGCCCCTGCGCATCAAACTTCAGCCAAATATCCGAGGGAAATTTCAGAATTTGAGGCCGTTGGATTTACAGAGGAATACATAGAAGGATTTGAAGCTCCTTTTGTACAGGAGAGTCATTTGAAACTAGGGTTACAGCTAGAGGAGGTTATTCCTATCGCCACCAACGACACTTTGCTGGTGATAGGACGCATATTACACATCATAGCGCCTGACGGTGCCTTTGATGATGAAGGCCACCTGGATTTGGGCCAATTGGGCTCTGCCGGTATTTCAGGCTTGAACAGCTATTATTCGCTGCAAAAAGAAGCGCAATTTCTATATGCTCGAGTGGGATCGTTTCGTGATTACTAA